One window from the genome of Nicotiana tomentosiformis chromosome 5, ASM39032v3, whole genome shotgun sequence encodes:
- the LOC138892492 gene encoding uncharacterized protein — protein sequence MEPPVAQAEEQVPDIVEPVGPDQTPTVPVAMPGSVAGPKAVASDTVITGVVSVFHRDASMLFDPGSTYSYVSSYFSRYLDMPRDSLDIPIHASTPIGYSTIVNRVYRSCVVTIGSYETKVDLLLLSMVDFEVILGTDWLSPYHIILDCHTKTVTLAMSGLPRLVWRGLLGHTPSRVISYFKAQRIVEKGCLAYLSFVREVSVDTLTVESVPVVREF from the exons atggagccaccagttgctcaagctgaggagcaggttccagatattgttgagccggtgggaccagatCAGACACCGACAGTACCTGTTGCTATGCCTG GGTCAGTCGCAGG GCcaaaggcagttgcttccgacacCGTGATCACAGGTGTTGTTTCAGTGTTCCACAGGGATGCTTCAatgttatttgaccctggttccacttattcttatgtgtcatcctatttttctcgTTATTTGGacatgcctcgtgattctcttgatATTCCTATTCATGCATCTACACCAATTGGTTATTCTACTATAGTGAATCGGgtatatcggtcttgtgtggttaccattggtaGTTATGAGACaaaagttgatctcttattgctcagcatggttgattttgaggtgattttgggtacGGATTGGCTATCTCCATACCatattattcttgattgtcatactaagactgtgacattggcaaTGTCAGGGTTGCCTAGGTTGGTGTGGAGAGGTTTGCTTGGTCAtactcccagtagagtgatttcatattttaaGGCTCAAcggatagttgagaaggggtgtttggcatatttgtCCTTCGTGCGAGAagttagtgttgatactcttactgttgagtcagttccagtagtgagggagttctag